The following are encoded in a window of Polynucleobacter sp. AP-Kolm-20A-A1 genomic DNA:
- a CDS encoding type II toxin-antitoxin system Phd/YefM family antitoxin — MTAYSASEARASLYRLIDQAAETHKPIIISGKRTNAVLVSEEDWSAIQETLYRVAIPGMRESIKDARAEPLAKSKRILKW, encoded by the coding sequence ATGACTGCATATTCCGCAAGTGAAGCTAGGGCAAGTCTTTATCGGCTAATTGATCAGGCTGCTGAGACCCATAAGCCCATCATAATCTCTGGGAAGAGGACTAATGCCGTATTGGTATCGGAGGAGGATTGGAGTGCCATTCAGGAAACACTCTATCGGGTAGCAATACCTGGCATGCGCGAATCCATTAAAGATGCCAGGGCAGAGCCTCTTGCGAAAAGCAAAAGGATATTGAAGTGGTAG